The DNA segment AACATACGATCAACAGGACAATGCCTTTATGGATTAACCCCAGTGAGTATTTTGTGTTGGGGAGAAATGCAGATAGCTCTGTGAATGGCGGCTATAGCTCTGATTACACCTATAGCGATTTCACTCTGGGCAATAGCAGCGATGCCATTATTCTGGAGTTTAATGGTGCTGTGATCGACAGCCTTGTCTATAGCAGCTCCATATTTGGTACTGCGGGTAATAGCATTGAACTCATTAGCGGAGGCTATGCCCTGACCGCAGCCAACCTGACCTATGGCGCAGGCGATATAGGCACCCCCGGCAGTGCGGGCAGCTATAGCCCTGTTACCGAGGTGCCGATTCCGGCAGCTGGATGGCTGTTTGTTACGGCCTTGTCGGGTGTGGTGATAGCCCGTAAACGGTCACAAACAAAGTCAGCATAGGGTTTGCCAGCCACTGCTCATTGATGACGGTGACTGGTCTCAAACTGATAAACACTTAACTAACACTCTGATCAGTTCGTTGATCAACTCCCTGATCAGTATTTCGATAAGGATATCTATTATGCAGCACCATAAAAAAGCCACTAACAACGACCACACCTTCCGCCAAGCCGTAGCCCATAAAGGAGAATTGCATTTTATTTGCAGTAAAAAAGCAAAACATAGACAAGCTAAAAAAAA comes from the Oceanicoccus sagamiensis genome and includes:
- a CDS encoding lamin tail domain-containing protein; translation: MQLLVSSRCSRRILTISSIALFSQLSLAAIFPGDLLITEMMANPDAVSDSHGEWFEIINTTPNPIDLNGLLLKDKGSKQHTINRTMPLWINPSEYFVLGRNADSSVNGGYSSDYTYSDFTLGNSSDAIILEFNGAVIDSLVYSSSIFGTAGNSIELISGGYALTAANLTYGAGDIGTPGSAGSYSPVTEVPIPAAGWLFVTALSGVVIARKRSQTKSA